Sequence from the Janthinobacterium lividum genome:
AATCAAATAGATATGATATTCTGGCGTCAAGTTAATTTTCTTTTTGGAAATAAAAATGCCAAGCATGCCTAAATTGCCACTCCTTCTCGTTCTGTCGACCGTGTTCGCTGCCGGCGCCGCGCAAGCCGGTGTTGTCGATCTGGGTATCGGTGGCGCCAATTTGTATTCCCTGAGCAACTTCAGCGCGTCCGGCAGCGATGTCGAAGGCGGCGTGCTGGTTGCCGGTAACCTGTCCGCGTCGAGCTATTCGATTAATGACAAGAACAAGGACGCCTACGTCACGCACGGTAATACCGGCTATGCGCTGGTGGTTGGCGGCAACCTGAACTACAGCTCCGGTTCGATCAAGAACGGCAACTATTTTGTGGGTGGCAGCACGACGACGAGCAGCGTGGGCCTGAACACGGCGACCAAGACCACGGCGTCGCCCGTATCGTTTGCCTCCACCTCGGCCCAACTGAAAAGCACCTCGACCTCGCTGGCGAAAGTGGCGTCCACGGGCAGCAGCTCCGTGGCCTACGGCGGCATGACCCTGAAGGGCGGCACGGGTAGCGTGCAAGTGTTCGATCTGACTTCCGCGGCGTTGGGCTCGGTGAATAACTTCAAGTTCAGCAACCTGCACACGAACGACACCCTGATCCTCAATATCAGCGGCAAGAATGTGAACCTGTCCGGCGGCTACGGCGATTTCAGCAAATACAATGTGCTGTACAACTTCTATGAAGCGCAAAACATCACCTTGAACGGTGTGGGCCTGTATGGCAGCATTCTGGCGCCACTGGCGACCCTGGCCGGCGGCAATGGCCAGATCAACGGCAACGTGGTGGTGGGTAACTGGGCTTCGAACATCCAGGTCAACGCCAACCATTATTTCAACGTCACCAACGTGGCCGGTTATGTTTCGGCCGTGCCGGAACCGGAAACCTATGCGATGTTGTTGGCAGGCCTGGGCCTGGTTGGCTTCATGGCGCG
This genomic interval carries:
- a CDS encoding choice-of-anchor A family protein; the encoded protein is MPKLPLLLVLSTVFAAGAAQAGVVDLGIGGANLYSLSNFSASGSDVEGGVLVAGNLSASSYSINDKNKDAYVTHGNTGYALVVGGNLNYSSGSIKNGNYFVGGSTTTSSVGLNTATKTTASPVSFASTSAQLKSTSTSLAKVASTGSSSVAYGGMTLKGGTGSVQVFDLTSAALGSVNNFKFSNLHTNDTLILNISGKNVNLSGGYGDFSKYNVLYNFYEAQNITLNGVGLYGSILAPLATLAGGNGQINGNVVVGNWASNIQVNANHYFNVTNVAGYVSAVPEPETYAMLLAGLGLVGFMARRRKGKTAA